The Glycine soja cultivar W05 chromosome 4, ASM419377v2, whole genome shotgun sequence genomic sequence TGGAATTGAAGCACCTTGACGTTTCAATTGTTCACTCACGTCATCAGGATCCAGTTGTAGGAAAGTGTAATAGTAGTTGAAGAAGGCTATCAAAAGTATGTTAAATGGAAGGTAGAAGGAACCTACAACAAATATCCGGCTAAGTAAAAAGCATCAAtttataaagaaacaaaactttaATGACAATAAAGCATAATAGAATTTCATTTAAACAATGTACGGTAACAACAATACCTATGTGtatgcattgtatatttgtcaAATACACCACCAACATGGAATGCCAGGACCAGACATTTCAGGAAAAAATAGTCTTAATATAAATCCAGTGCAAAAACAACCAAGTACCTCCTGGATTTAACGCCACTGAAGCCTTCTTTAGTGCAGTTAAACCAGTGAAGCGCGCTAAAGTACCAGGAAGAGCTAATGATGATGTAGAAAATATGATAGGCATTACTCCAGAACTATTTACCTGGCAAAATAGAAGATCTACATTATCAAATTTCGAGGTTTAATGTAATAAATTTCATGAATAATCAAATACGTGACATGATTGGAAGGAAGAGATGTCAgtaacttattttcattttttcttcttatttctaatCCTATAAGTGTTCATGGTTAACATGTCCCTAAATTCGATCTAAAAGGAAACAGATTTTGGAGTTTAAGTGGGTCTTTTCAAGAGTTCCCTTTTCCATTCAAACAAAttgtttaaaagaagagaaagatttttttttttttttatatagtagaAGAGAAAAAGTTAGAatcaagataaatataaataacaaataaaaatcggTGTGTACCTGATAGAGAGGTGCGCAGTATTCCATGAGTAAGTGGGTCTTCTTTGGACAGAGAAACTAGCTTGGCAAATGGATGTTTTGAGTGTTTTAGAGGGTTTTGCATTGAGAAGATTAAGCCAGGGGCTGAggggagaagaagaggaagctTCCGTTATCAACATTATTATCCACAAACTCTCTTCAGTTGGCCAGCGTAGCCTGTGTAGCAGGACTGGAGGAGAGTAACGGAATctcaaacacaaaaataatcatatttattgacccacttaaaaaaaagaaggtaaaTGAGTCATTCACTTTGTAAACTGTaacaatttaattcttaaaaaaataaaaaaaattctaatttaatctttcaatatataaaaagttcGATAATTATGTCATgcatataataaataacaaattggTTCATGAACCTTACAAATTAATGACAAAttagtcttttaaaattataatttaatgacaatATGATCCACAAACTTAACAATAGGACAAAATTGCTGCATTTTTTATCCATTAAGTGACTAAATTAGAATTTTGTTCTTTTAGGAACTAAATTATCTTCAGTTTTACACTTTTAGTTCATTAGTAAATGCCCTAAAGGCACCGGTTAGCATTTGCCTTTTTAAAATagacaattttcaaaataataaatttcgaaaacataaataactaaaatgaaacttttaaaacttaagataccaaaaaaaaaaaaaaaatactaaaacataATGGATCAAAATTGACGTTTAGCCTTTTTATATTGGCCCCCTTATATGAAAATTCTAGCTCTGCTTGTGACTACTGCTCTCCCTTTTTGCTTGATAAAGGCATATTTACACCTCACTTGTATTTGATTCAAAACACTATTTTAACAATAATGTAAGTACATGAATATTTTCCCCGTTACAAAATATACATCGTGATAGAAGCattaatagtaattaaaaacatgttttcaaATATAGAGTCCTACCCAAAGACTTATACATCTAAATTAGCAACCTTTCATTTGGATACTTGTTTAATATGAGGtgtaacacaaaaaaaaaagtgagggaTGAAATTTTGTTATGAGACAACATATTTTCCATAgaattttgagtttttgttttaaactcAAAACAATTCTTCATTTTGAACAAACACTTTTTGACATGTTTTAAGAACAAcctgttttaattaaaaaggagctttggtttttcaaaacataattcGACCCCTTTttcttatgttattttattcatttcaattaGTATTTTAACTTAACTCTTGGATTAAACACAATTAGTAGTGTGACAGAAAGGTCCTAGAAGAAGTAATGGTTGCACAAGCTCCAATAGTATTCATACCAAAAGGTGCATCAACAAACAAACCTCCAGGTTTTGATGGAAAAGATTTCTTCTACTAGAAGGAAAGAATGAAGTTGTTCATGGAATAACAAGATTTAGATTTGTGGGACATCACAGAGATTGGTCACTACAAGCCCACAAAAAGAACTTAGGCTAGAATCAAACTAGAGAAGCCCAAAGCTAAATGGACTTCAGAAAAGAACGCAAAGTTCCTTCTTAACTTCATACCAAAGTTCTTTTTGACATGTGCACTGAGTAGATTTAAGTATGGTACAGTTGAAGAATGTCCAACTGTAACGATCCGCCTCGCCACTACGACATTGCTAACTCTAAAATGCGACATTTAAGTTTTTAAGTGTaaactccattaatttgattatgaaaacaaggtaaaaaaaatatttcgcgatatacattcaccaaacaacataCGAATACATAAGGAAGTTCCAAACTATGGTATAGAGGTCACCTTGTTGTGCACAGGCAACTTCCCCCATGGTGATTAGcttgagtctcaagggagttccaaaccgagtgacatgtcctcaagtacaagtatttttcctcatgaaaaactacaagtacttatgacaaagtttatattatttccatgcaattatgaagtatgaaacatggacaccatcaatgcactaaccatggatAGTTAAAAATTTTAAGCAATCCCCTTCCTTTCCAGGGATGCTTAAAATTCTTAAACCACTCTCTTTTCCCCTctagggatatccaacatggtCACTACACCCcacatgtacatacacaacatacatccatcccaatgacatcatcaacatcatctcatctcaatgtcattatcaacatcatctcatctcaatataatcatcaacatcaacatcatttcatatcaacatcatcatcaacatcatgtCATCTCATTGTACTCATGAACATCATTCGTAATCGCATCCCACAAATGTACATATAAACAACAATCAATAATATCTCGAGACTggtattttaggaaaaattctaaattaaagagaattatgctttacaaaataaattcggatgcccatttaaaatttaataaagaagtaaatataagaacaaatacaaaattttggtAGAGTCTCCTATTTAATTAAGACTTTTCCTAAAAATTTCAATCATTACAAAACAACAACATCCTTCacaatttcattcatcaataacaaatatatcacatcccattagtcaaaaacacaatttttcttgaaACCAGCATGCATAGGGACAGACATACATCTCCATAAGTTGattccctgaccccaactacagtatcaaaagttgtaaataaaacaataaactcCCATCACTTATTGATATCTCTCTGTTAGCTCCTTTATGCGTCACCCGAAGGTCTCTCATGTTCACGTCCGTTGGTCCAAAAGCAAagctctatataccaaatcaaacACAATTCAATATAGATTTCAAGGACAAGGTTAATATCAACATTCGTGGTCAAATACCCGTTCAAATTAAAAAGGGGCTAAGGGATGTTTTGGGGTTTACATCAAAGagacgtcattttgaaattccaatcATGCCAAGGTGACAGAGATTCAACAAAGGtctaaaaaataacatcaattttataataggATAACCTTTACAACGTCTCATTTtcaaaggtttttcaaaggaattgTAAAAACATACTATTACGGTACAAAAATTCACAAGAGATTACTAAGAGaggctcaaactaactaggagaagacAAGGGAATCATGGTTACGTTGAAGAAACCACAAAAGAATGGTTGAGAGCTCTGTTCTCTACTGAATCTTCGAGGTGGATTTTGAAGATTCCACTTCGAGGTGATTTGGTGGCAAGCAACGGTGGCTCGTGGTGGTCAtcggtggtg encodes the following:
- the LOC114409636 gene encoding preprotein translocase subunit SECY, chloroplastic-like isoform X1 → MEYCAPLYQVNSSGVMPIIFSTSSLALPGTLARFTGLTALKKASVALNPGGSFYLPFNILLIAFFNYYYTFLQLDPDDVSEQLKRQGASIPLVRPGRSTATFIKTVLSRISVLGSTFLAILAAGPTVVEQITHLTAFRGFVGTSILILVGCATDTARKVQAEIISQKYKNIEFYDFDKY